The following are encoded together in the Candidatus Kaelpia aquatica genome:
- a CDS encoding pyridoxal phosphate-dependent aminotransferase, with the protein MDFSKRVKSISASQTLKITSVIKRLKREGEPVINFAAGEPNFDTPDEIKSYAKDSIDGGFTKYTPVAGMPELREEISKKFRAQNNLKYNPDQIVVSNGAKHSLMNVLMALIDVGDEVIIMAPYWLSYTEMVKLSSGVPVIVSSSKESGFRPDFDKLKAAITKKTKCIILNSPTNPTGMVWREDELEHLGKIALEKNILIISDEIYEHLVYEDKHISIGSLSEDIFNNTITINGVSKSHAMTGWRIGWIGANIELVSEVTKMQSQMTSNASSISQRAAIAALRMDDSWLSFIKKEFRERRDVMMQMLDNYGISFIKPEGAFYLFMDISKFQNGSFSFAQDLLDKKLVGVIPGEPFGADDYVRLSYAASIEEIKEGVDRVGSFLDG; encoded by the coding sequence ATGGATTTTTCAAAGAGAGTAAAAAGTATATCAGCCTCTCAAACTTTAAAGATAACTTCTGTCATCAAGAGGCTTAAGAGAGAGGGTGAGCCTGTAATAAATTTTGCCGCAGGTGAGCCCAATTTTGATACTCCAGACGAGATAAAATCCTACGCCAAAGATTCCATTGATGGCGGTTTTACAAAATATACTCCGGTTGCAGGAATGCCTGAATTGAGAGAAGAGATTTCAAAGAAGTTTAGGGCTCAGAACAACCTTAAGTATAATCCGGACCAAATAGTGGTCTCCAATGGCGCAAAGCATTCTCTGATGAATGTTTTGATGGCCCTCATAGATGTAGGCGATGAAGTGATCATTATGGCTCCTTACTGGTTGAGTTATACTGAGATGGTGAAGCTCTCATCTGGAGTTCCTGTTATTGTGAGCTCTAGCAAGGAGAGTGGTTTTAGGCCTGACTTCGATAAACTAAAAGCAGCTATTACTAAAAAGACAAAATGTATTATATTGAATAGTCCTACCAACCCAACCGGTATGGTTTGGAGAGAAGATGAGCTAGAGCATCTTGGAAAAATAGCCTTAGAGAAAAATATATTGATAATAAGCGATGAGATTTACGAACATCTAGTATATGAGGATAAACATATCTCTATCGGGTCTTTGTCGGAAGATATTTTTAATAATACTATAACAATAAACGGTGTCTCTAAGTCTCATGCTATGACAGGTTGGCGGATCGGCTGGATAGGTGCAAATATAGAGCTGGTCTCTGAAGTAACAAAGATGCAATCTCAGATGACGTCAAATGCATCGAGTATAAGTCAAAGAGCTGCTATTGCGGCTTTAAGAATGGATGACAGCTGGCTCTCTTTTATAAAGAAAGAGTTTAGAGAGAGAAGAGATGTTATGATGCAGATGTTAGATAATTATGGGATATCTTTCATAAAGCCTGAAGGTGCGTTTTACTTGTTTATGGATATATCAAAGTTTCAAAACGGTTCTTTTTCTTTCGCTCAAGATCTTCTGGATAAGAAGTTGGTCGGTGTTATACCGGGTGAGCCTTTTGGAGCCGATGATTATGTCCGCTTGAGTTATGCAGCATCCATAGAAGAGATCAAAGAGGGGGTAGATAGAGTAGGGAGTTTTTTAGATGGCTAA
- a CDS encoding 3-isopropylmalate dehydratase large subunit, translated as MAKTISEKIFSLKSESEARAGDIVRASVDFALSQDGTSSLVIDALNALGVKTLKDPKKYALVIDHSVPSPSLGVSNIHKKMKDFASLTGAIIYAEGEGVCHQVIMEHGHVLPSNLITGADSHTCTYGALNCFSTGMGSTDIAIVVATGKNWFKVPHSVKIVLNGNLPQGVFSKDIILHIIGVLGASSCTYKAIEFDGDAISNLSMAARCTITNMTVELGAKAGLMQLDDKTSKWLGDKTGSMEFNPVMADPGAEYEWVKEFDISTLSPQVAEPHQVDSVVDIDNLIGTKIDQGFIGTCTNGRLEDLELAARILKGKRVKSRLIVAPASKSVLSQAQDEGLIDILLSSGALILPPGCGPCVGTHGGVPADKEVVISTANRNFKGRMGNPNSFIYLGSPATVAASVLEGKIADPRRYLDI; from the coding sequence ATGGCTAAGACTATATCTGAGAAGATCTTTAGTCTTAAATCTGAATCAGAAGCAAGAGCAGGAGATATTGTAAGGGCCAGCGTTGATTTTGCACTTTCACAAGATGGAACAAGCTCGCTTGTGATAGATGCATTAAATGCTCTTGGTGTTAAAACTTTGAAGGATCCCAAGAAGTATGCTCTTGTTATTGACCATAGTGTCCCTTCACCCAGCCTAGGTGTTTCAAATATCCACAAAAAGATGAAAGATTTTGCTTCTCTAACCGGAGCAATAATATATGCAGAGGGAGAAGGAGTCTGTCATCAGGTTATTATGGAACATGGCCATGTGTTGCCTTCAAATCTTATAACTGGTGCCGATTCTCATACCTGTACCTATGGTGCTTTAAACTGCTTCTCAACCGGAATGGGATCAACTGATATTGCGATAGTTGTTGCAACGGGGAAGAATTGGTTTAAAGTTCCTCATAGTGTAAAAATCGTACTGAATGGCAATCTTCCTCAGGGTGTTTTTTCAAAAGATATAATACTTCATATTATAGGTGTTCTTGGTGCAAGTTCATGCACTTATAAAGCAATTGAATTTGATGGTGATGCTATATCTAATTTAAGTATGGCAGCCCGCTGTACAATAACCAATATGACTGTTGAGTTGGGTGCAAAAGCAGGGCTAATGCAGCTTGATGACAAGACGTCTAAATGGCTTGGGGATAAGACCGGCAGCATGGAATTTAACCCTGTTATGGCTGATCCTGGAGCTGAATATGAGTGGGTCAAAGAGTTTGATATATCTACTCTCTCTCCTCAGGTAGCTGAGCCTCACCAAGTGGACAGTGTTGTCGATATTGACAATCTCATTGGGACTAAAATAGATCAGGGGTTTATCGGTACCTGCACCAATGGGAGATTGGAAGATTTAGAGCTGGCAGCTAGGATTCTTAAAGGTAAGAGAGTTAAGTCCAGATTAATAGTTGCTCCGGCATCTAAGAGTGTCTTAAGTCAGGCTCAAGATGAGGGCTTAATAGATATACTTCTCTCTTCAGGTGCATTGATACTTCCTCCTGGATGTGGGCCTTGCGTAGGGACTCATGGGGGAGTGCCTGCTGATAAAGAGGTTGTGATATCAACTGCAAATAGAAATTTTAAAGGTAGGATGGGTAATCCAAACAGCTTTATATACCTAGGTTCTCCCGCTACGGTTGCAGCCTCTGTTTTAGAAGGAAAGATAGCCGACCCTCGAAGGTATCTGGATATATAA
- the rplQ gene encoding 50S ribosomal protein L17, with translation MRHRKKIILLSKPADQRRALIKSLAISLIINESIKTTYKRAKAASRHIDKLITLGKRGDIHSRREVYKLLQDRSLVKKLFDDIAPRFKDVQGGYTRVLKADNRRGDNALMAILELTKIKEEVIEDKKKARRLRKEKKAKRIEEDLSSDVGEVEVEEEKAIKKPKTEKDDKKKEKKQIDEGSKDKEVKQDDKEKGFFQGLKGFLKAKKEK, from the coding sequence ATGAGACATCGCAAAAAAATTATTCTGCTATCTAAGCCTGCTGATCAAAGGAGAGCTTTAATCAAAAGCCTTGCGATATCTTTAATCATAAATGAGAGTATAAAGACGACATATAAGCGTGCTAAGGCAGCATCTCGTCATATAGATAAGCTTATAACTTTAGGCAAGAGAGGTGATATACATTCCCGCAGAGAGGTTTATAAGTTATTGCAAGATAGGAGCTTAGTTAAAAAGCTCTTTGACGACATTGCTCCTCGATTTAAAGATGTGCAGGGAGGCTATACCCGTGTTCTAAAAGCCGACAATAGGCGCGGTGACAATGCCTTAATGGCTATTCTGGAGTTGACAAAGATAAAAGAAGAAGTAATTGAAGATAAAAAGAAAGCACGCCGTTTAAGAAAAGAAAAGAAAGCCAAGAGAATAGAAGAAGATCTGTCTAGCGATGTTGGTGAGGTAGAAGTAGAGGAAGAGAAGGCGATCAAGAAGCCGAAGACAGAAAAAGACGATAAGAAAAAAGAAAAAAAACAGATAGACGAAGGTTCCAAAGATAAAGAGGTTAAGCAAGATGATAAAGAGAAAGGATTTTTTCAGGGGTTAAAAGGGTTTTTAAAAGCCAAAAAGGAAAAATAG
- the guaA gene encoding glutamine-hydrolyzing GMP synthase produces MDKILILDFGSQYTQLIARKIRELNVFSEIVSFNIKAHEIAKIAPSGLILSGGPSSVELKKFPLPDEGIFKLGISVLGICYGMQVMTKSLGGRVLNSKRREYGKVRIYSGDGKSKIFKSIKKDFICWMSHGDEVSRLPCGFKKTAHTDNCSIAAMESKEGLYAIQFHPEVVHTQYGKKIIGNFLDICNCKREWKLSSFIKQSTCDIRSKVGEARVVLGLSGGVDSSVAAMLLSEAIGDKLHPVFVNNGLLRAGEADKINQVFKNDFNINLHYVDATRQFLSALKGIVDPEKKRKIIGNEFIKVFDSTAKKIGGIKYLAQGTLYPDVVESLSAFGGPSAKIKSHHNVGGLPAKMKLKLIEPFRFLFKDEVRKIGKLLKLPDEIVYRHPFPGPGLGVRIIGEITKKRLKILRAADTIIIEEIKAQGLYSKVWQVFGVLLPVKSVGVMGDGRSYENTLAIRAVKSVDGMTADWAKLPYNTIGLISNRIINEVKGINRVVYDVSSKPPATIEWE; encoded by the coding sequence ATGGATAAGATATTAATACTTGATTTCGGTTCTCAATATACTCAGCTTATAGCAAGAAAGATAAGAGAATTAAATGTCTTCTCTGAGATAGTTTCTTTTAACATTAAAGCTCATGAAATAGCTAAGATAGCCCCCTCTGGTTTAATCCTTTCCGGAGGTCCAAGCAGTGTTGAGTTAAAAAAATTCCCTCTTCCAGATGAAGGTATTTTTAAGCTTGGGATCTCGGTGCTTGGCATCTGTTACGGTATGCAGGTTATGACCAAGTCTTTAGGCGGGCGAGTCTTGAATTCAAAAAGGCGTGAGTACGGTAAGGTTAGGATATACTCTGGTGATGGTAAAAGTAAGATTTTTAAATCAATCAAAAAAGATTTTATCTGCTGGATGAGTCATGGGGATGAGGTTAGCAGGTTACCCTGCGGCTTTAAAAAGACTGCTCATACTGACAACTGCAGCATTGCTGCTATGGAGTCTAAGGAGGGGTTATATGCTATTCAGTTTCACCCAGAGGTTGTCCATACTCAATATGGTAAAAAAATTATTGGTAATTTTTTAGATATCTGTAATTGTAAGCGGGAGTGGAAGCTCTCTTCTTTTATCAAGCAATCAACATGTGATATTAGATCTAAAGTTGGTGAGGCGAGAGTTGTCTTAGGTCTCTCTGGAGGGGTTGACTCTTCTGTTGCTGCAATGCTTCTCAGTGAGGCAATAGGCGATAAGCTGCATCCTGTTTTTGTAAACAATGGATTGCTCAGAGCTGGAGAGGCAGACAAAATAAATCAAGTCTTTAAGAATGATTTTAATATAAATCTCCACTATGTTGATGCGACAAGGCAGTTTTTAAGTGCTCTTAAAGGTATAGTTGACCCTGAGAAGAAAAGGAAGATAATCGGCAATGAGTTCATAAAAGTTTTTGATTCTACGGCTAAAAAGATAGGAGGTATTAAATATCTTGCCCAAGGTACCCTCTATCCAGATGTAGTAGAGTCTCTCTCTGCTTTTGGAGGCCCTTCTGCTAAGATAAAGAGTCATCATAATGTAGGCGGGCTTCCTGCTAAGATGAAGTTAAAGTTAATAGAGCCTTTTAGATTCCTCTTTAAGGATGAAGTAAGAAAGATAGGCAAACTGCTCAAGCTGCCTGATGAGATAGTATATAGACATCCTTTCCCTGGTCCTGGGCTCGGGGTTAGAATTATAGGGGAAATTACAAAAAAAAGATTAAAGATCTTAAGGGCTGCCGATACTATTATAATTGAAGAGATAAAGGCTCAGGGTTTATATAGCAAGGTCTGGCAGGTATTTGGGGTGCTTCTACCTGTTAAGAGTGTTGGAGTTATGGGTGATGGCCGCAGCTATGAAAATACACTTGCTATTAGAGCGGTCAAGAGTGTTGATGGTATGACTGCAGACTGGGCTAAACTGCCCTATAACACCATTGGATTAATATCAAACAGAATTATTAATGAGGTCAAAGGTATTAATAGAGTGGTTTACGATGTAAGCTCTAAGCCTCCTGCTACTATAGAGTGGGAATAA
- a CDS encoding GuaB3 family IMP dehydrogenase-related protein — protein sequence MGVIIGGNREARRAYGFDEIALVPGCATINPSEVDVEWSLAGEKYKIPIIAAAMDGVVDVKFSIKMGELGGLAVLNLEGVQTRYENPDEVLKKIACEDPDEATKLLQKIYKEPIKEELISRRIKEIKDSGCDCVVSAIPQRAERFGKIAQDAGCDIFVVQSTVASLEHVSSEYSVLDYKKFCGYMSIPVIVGNCVTYDVAMDLMQAGAAAILVGIGPGAACTTRGVLGIGVPQVTATCDAVKARDDYFKKTERYVPVITDGGMRTGGDICKAFASGADSVMIGSSLARAKEAPGRGYHWGMATPHYNLPRGTRIYVGSTGTLEEILLGPAKVDDGSQNLIGALQTAMGSLGAKDISQMQKVEIIIAPSIQTEGKLFQRAQRVGMGK from the coding sequence ATGGGAGTTATAATCGGAGGCAACAGAGAGGCAAGAAGGGCATATGGTTTTGATGAGATTGCTCTTGTTCCTGGATGTGCGACTATCAATCCCAGCGAGGTTGATGTTGAATGGTCTCTTGCCGGTGAAAAATACAAAATACCTATCATAGCTGCTGCTATGGATGGGGTTGTAGATGTAAAATTTTCCATCAAAATGGGAGAGCTAGGCGGGTTAGCTGTTTTAAATCTAGAAGGAGTTCAAACAAGGTATGAAAATCCTGATGAGGTATTGAAGAAGATAGCATGTGAAGACCCTGATGAGGCGACTAAGTTGCTGCAAAAAATATACAAGGAGCCTATCAAGGAAGAGCTTATCTCCAGGAGAATAAAAGAGATTAAAGATTCAGGCTGTGATTGTGTTGTATCTGCTATTCCTCAGCGAGCTGAGAGATTTGGAAAGATTGCTCAGGATGCAGGTTGCGATATATTTGTTGTCCAATCAACAGTTGCATCTCTAGAGCATGTCTCTAGCGAATATTCTGTTTTAGATTATAAGAAGTTCTGTGGTTATATGAGTATACCGGTTATAGTGGGAAACTGTGTAACCTATGATGTTGCAATGGATTTAATGCAGGCTGGTGCTGCTGCTATTCTTGTAGGTATAGGGCCTGGTGCAGCCTGTACAACAAGAGGGGTCTTAGGTATTGGCGTGCCTCAGGTGACAGCAACTTGTGATGCTGTAAAAGCAAGAGATGATTATTTTAAAAAGACAGAGCGGTATGTGCCTGTAATCACAGATGGAGGTATGCGTACAGGGGGAGATATCTGTAAGGCTTTTGCCTCCGGAGCTGACTCTGTAATGATAGGTTCATCACTAGCGCGCGCAAAAGAGGCTCCTGGTAGAGGTTACCATTGGGGTATGGCAACTCCCCACTACAATCTACCGCGTGGTACCAGGATATATGTAGGGAGTACAGGAACTCTAGAGGAGATACTGCTTGGTCCTGCCAAAGTTGATGATGGTTCTCAGAATCTTATTGGGGCTCTTCAGACCGCTATGGGTTCTTTAGGTGCAAAAGATATATCTCAAATGCAGAAAGTTGAGATTATTATAGCCCCTTCAATACAGACAGAGGGAAAGCTTTTCCAGCGTGCGCAAAGAGTTGGAATGGGTAAATAG